The following coding sequences are from one Prionailurus viverrinus isolate Anna chromosome D2, UM_Priviv_1.0, whole genome shotgun sequence window:
- the LOC125147558 gene encoding basic proline-rich protein-like: MIRWGGLCLRLAAPRPPPPRARQPRAPLRRPSRRRAPHHRSASCPDPARHPAARPSTAPPSAPHRPLLRSRQTPRRAPHHRTALCPAPARVGAARPITAAPPAPPPPDTAPRAPAPHRPLSRPRQTPRRAPQHRTALCPAPARVGAARPITAAPPAPPPPDTAPRAPAPHRPLSRPRQTPRRAPHHRTALCSAPARHREVRPITAAPPAPPPPDTAPRAPAPHHPLSRPRQTPRRAPHHRTALCSAPARHREVRPITAAPPAPPPPDTAPRAPSPHRPLLRSRQTPRRAPHHRTALCSAPARHREVRPITAAPPAPPPPDTAPRAPSPHRPLLRSRQTPRRAPHHRTASCPAPARHRAARPITAPPSAPLPPDPAPRAPSPHRLLPRPRQTPRGAPHHRTAPCPAPPDTAPRAPAPHLQPPDTVWGAPSPYRPLPRRAPRAPAPHSPPGQTPRPRAPAAHPSPGPAPHGAPQHRRAPGQTPRRAPQHRTAARHWVSTPHRRRADSRLCLRHGTPPPLPFPAPSSTRSPPTNRPPSEQHKATPQPQRPWPVHHMLPQRIWVMGTAPAFCLDKLNYQASEQSPMTMQ, encoded by the exons ATGATTCGCTGGGGCGGCCTTTGTCTGCGATTGGCAGCGCCGCGCCCGCCGCCCCCGCGCGCCCGCCAGCCCCGCGCGCCCCTGCGCCGCCCC agTCGGCGCCGCGCGCCCCATCACCGCAGCGCCTCCTGCCCCGACCCCGCCAGACACCCAGCGGCGCGCCCCAGCACCGCACCGCCCTCTGCTCCGCACCGCCCTCTGCTCCGCTCACGCCAGACACCGCGCCGCGCGCCCCATCACCGCACcgccctctgccccgcccccgccagagTCGGCGCCGCGCGCCCCATCACCGCAGCgcctcctgccccgcccccgccggacACCGCGCCGCGCGCCCCAGCACCGCACCGCCCCCTGTCCCGCCCCCGCCAGACGCCGCGCCGCGCGCCCCAGCACCGCACcgccctctgccccgcccccgccagagTCGGCGCCGCGCGCCCCATCACCGCAGCgcctcctgccccgcccccgccggacACGGCGCCGCGCGCCCCAGCACCGCACCGCCCCCTGTCCCGCCCCCGCCAGACACCGCGCCGCGCGCCCCATCACCGCACCGCCCTCTGCTCCGCTCCCGCCAGACACCGCGAGGTGCGCCCCATCACCGCAGCgcctcctgccccgcccccgccggacACGGCGCCGCGCGCCCCAGCACCGCACCACCCCCTGTCCCGCCCCCGCCAGACACCGCGCCGCGCGCCCCATCACCGCACCGCCCTCTGCTCCGCTCCCGCCAGACACCGCGAGGTGCGCCCCATCACCGCAGCgcctcctgccccgcccccgccggacACCGCGCCGCGCGCCCCATCACCGCACCGCCCTCTGCTCCGCTCCCGCCAGACGCCGCGCCGCGCGCCCCATCACCGCACCGCCCTCTGCTCCGCTCCCGCCAGACACCGCGAGGTGCGCCCCATCACCGCAGCgcctcctgccccgcccccgccggacACCGCGCCGCGCGCCCCATCACCGCACCGCCCTCTGCTCCGCTCCCGCCAGACGCCGCGCCGCGCGCCCCATCACCGCACCgcctcctgccccgcccccgccagacACCGCGCCGCGCGCCCCATCACCGCACCGCCCTCTGCTCCGCTCCCGCCAGACCCCGCGCCGCGCGCCCCATCACCGCACCgcctcctgccccgcccccgccagacACCGCGAGGTGCGCCCCATCACCGCACCGCCCCCTGTCCCGCCCCGCCAGACACCGCGCCGCGCGCCCCAGCACCGCACCTACAGCCGCCGGATACTGTGTGGGGCGCCCCATCACCGTaccgccccctgccccgccggGCACCGCGCGCCCCAGCACCGCACAGCCCTCCCGGCCAGACACCGCGCCCGCGCGCCCCAGCAGCGCACCCGTCCCCTGGTCCCGCACCTCACGGCGCGCCCCAGCACCGCAGAGCCCCGGGCCAGACACCGCGCCGCGCGCCCCAGCACCGCACTGCCGCCCGCCACTGGGTCTCCACTCCGCATCGCCGCCGGGCGGACTCTAGGCTCTGCCTGCGGCACGGCACGCCACCCCCGCTCCCCTTCCCCGCTCCGTCCAGCACCCGAAGCCCCCCCACCAACCGCCCGCCCTCG GAACAGCACAAAGCCACACCACAGCCACAACGGCCCTGGCCCGTCCACCACATGCTGCCTCAGCGCATCTGGGTCATGGGAACAGCGCCAGCCTTCTGCTTGGACAAACTCAATTACCAAGCTTCAGAACAATCTCCCATGACGATGCAGTGA